Proteins found in one Nitrospirota bacterium genomic segment:
- a CDS encoding tetratricopeptide repeat protein, whose protein sequence is MKIRSFFSVLIFFIVSGISYADDSVYQKHIALGISALEVNNYRDSADEFKAALIEHPDDHTATLYLGIAQSRSGNKEAGPSLKKALSLNPKNPRTNLELGIFYFNQSAFSEAKEHFNATKKLAPQTELSDMAEKYLRAMDQGGSGKPWSLLISLGGQYDTNVAIIPDDRPMPLGVSDKSDWRAVVYLKGKYTFISNKNLEGSAGYSLYQSLHSNLSDFNVSQHLFDLKGSYTVTPSLKLTGTYTFEYVYLGGDGYDYAHSISPSLTLSEGNGFSTVLEYRYQYSHFMNTELFTTNSFRTGSNNLAKITQIIPLRTSVAAKVGYAHDENAANKEYWDYSGDKFFAGLTFSLPHRMFLDLSGEYYSRDFEGISPASNSGRKDTSRTVSAALTKAYSNTLSITLAQLYTRNKSNIEDFDYKRGITSLFLNVRF, encoded by the coding sequence ATGAAAATCAGGTCTTTCTTCTCAGTGTTGATTTTTTTTATCGTCTCAGGGATATCGTATGCGGATGATTCCGTATACCAAAAACATATTGCTTTAGGAATATCAGCACTTGAAGTAAACAATTACAGGGATTCTGCTGATGAATTCAAGGCCGCGCTGATAGAACATCCGGATGACCATACGGCAACACTCTATCTTGGCATAGCCCAGAGTCGTTCGGGAAACAAGGAAGCGGGACCTTCTCTCAAAAAAGCTCTTTCTCTGAACCCGAAGAACCCCCGCACGAATCTGGAGCTCGGTATCTTCTATTTTAATCAGTCGGCCTTCAGCGAGGCCAAAGAGCATTTTAATGCCACAAAAAAACTTGCGCCTCAAACGGAACTCTCTGATATGGCGGAGAAATATCTGAGGGCCATGGATCAGGGAGGAAGCGGAAAGCCCTGGTCACTGCTTATTTCATTAGGTGGCCAATACGATACCAATGTCGCAATTATACCGGATGACCGCCCCATGCCCCTTGGCGTATCGGACAAGTCCGATTGGAGAGCCGTCGTGTATCTCAAGGGAAAATACACTTTTATCAGCAATAAGAATCTGGAAGGCTCTGCCGGATACAGTCTGTATCAGAGCCTTCACAGCAACCTGTCGGACTTTAATGTGTCCCAGCATCTGTTTGACCTGAAGGGTTCCTATACGGTTACCCCTTCTCTTAAACTCACCGGGACATACACATTCGAATATGTCTATCTGGGTGGCGATGGATATGACTACGCTCATTCTATTTCCCCCTCACTCACGCTGTCGGAAGGAAATGGTTTTTCGACGGTCCTGGAATATCGTTACCAATATAGTCATTTCATGAATACTGAGCTTTTTACCACAAATTCTTTCAGAACCGGATCTAATAATCTGGCAAAAATAACGCAGATAATACCTTTAAGAACTTCAGTAGCTGCAAAAGTCGGGTATGCGCATGACGAAAATGCAGCAAATAAGGAATACTGGGACTATAGCGGAGACAAATTCTTTGCAGGGCTGACCTTCTCCCTGCCCCACCGGATGTTTCTGGATCTCTCCGGAGAATACTACAGCAGAGACTTTGAGGGAATCAGCCCGGCATCCAATTCGGGACGGAAGGATACGAGTCGTACGGTGTCGGCAGCTCTGACAAAGGCATATTCCAATACCTTAAGTATAACCCTGGCCCAGCTTTATACGAGAAATAAATCAAATATAGAAGATTTCGATTATAAACGCGGCATAACAAGTCTCTTTCTGAATGTGAGGTTTTAG
- a CDS encoding FecR domain-containing protein produces MKTIRFTSILLSFLLVIGATGIAFAKEDTGGVVAVKNKAVIKRDGREFASKVKDEILLKDTVSTSESSKIKILFSDESVLTLGEKSTVIVRDYLYNKDKRGQSIYNLIDGKMRAVVGKTNFEVHSPTAVAAARGTIILFETGVTPDGKKYTIIICIENAVDVSSSNPNITGSVTLTAGMMITIIEGEPLPSAVAAPQDIIDRLMRATDISDNEIRLEGPIGVQVGVDGIKIIEPPFNQESLEPRSGTPPPPPPPPPPPPPPPPPPPPPPPPPPPPPPPPPPPVVEPEPQGPTPSPYPVDSCPDGCGINGGGYNLDGKKR; encoded by the coding sequence ATGAAAACAATCAGATTTACATCAATTCTATTAAGTTTCCTTCTTGTGATTGGGGCCACAGGCATTGCTTTCGCAAAGGAGGATACCGGCGGGGTAGTTGCGGTTAAGAACAAAGCAGTTATTAAGAGGGATGGAAGGGAATTCGCGTCTAAGGTTAAAGACGAAATACTGCTGAAAGACACGGTTTCAACTTCAGAATCGTCAAAAATCAAGATACTCTTTTCCGATGAAAGCGTCCTGACGCTCGGCGAAAAATCGACTGTAATCGTTCGGGATTACCTCTACAACAAGGACAAGCGCGGGCAGTCGATATATAACCTTATCGATGGCAAGATGAGGGCAGTCGTCGGAAAAACAAACTTTGAGGTCCATTCGCCAACAGCGGTCGCAGCAGCCCGCGGGACAATAATACTCTTTGAGACGGGCGTTACCCCTGATGGGAAAAAATACACAATTATCATCTGCATTGAGAACGCGGTAGACGTATCGAGTTCGAACCCCAACATTACAGGTTCAGTAACCCTTACTGCAGGTATGATGATTACCATCATTGAGGGAGAGCCTCTCCCTTCTGCTGTTGCAGCACCTCAAGACATAATAGACAGATTAATGCGGGCGACAGATATAAGCGACAACGAAATACGTTTGGAAGGGCCGATTGGTGTACAGGTTGGCGTTGATGGAATAAAAATAATAGAACCTCCGTTCAATCAGGAGAGTCTGGAGCCAAGAAGCGGGACGCCGCCACCGCCACCGCCGCCACCGCCACCGCCGCCACCGCCACCGCCGCCACCGCCACCGCCGCCACCGCCACCGCCGCCACCGCCGCCACCGCCACCGCCGCCAGTGGTTGAACCGGAACCGCAGGGACCTACACCTTCGCCATATCCAGTAGATTCTTGTCCTGATGGATGCGGGATCAACGGGGGCGGGTATAATTTAGATGGCAAAAAGAGGTAG
- a CDS encoding alginate export family protein has protein sequence MKKTFAVIAAVLFVLSFAASAFAIHAEIPAETQAIVAKGSTQLTLGGEIRIRGWYYDNLGANFGAAVGKNPQDSNSKANWDQRVRLSVDAVVSPNVMGKLLLETGGSDGSTTDIYSLGRLNQKPNGVTTFSEAWILYTGSGLFGFNSGLKIGHMPLKLSEGVFFDNTQYGDDAVVFFMDPSKELHIGLLTIKASEAGVAGSTTGNNQNTNDLDAYVGLMTYKLAPTHTIGLNYTYINESDADLKFQNLGLHANGKAGNFGYKAEVDFQFGSVFSGASKSKFSGLGVMLGGNYSMNALNLRGMFAYGSGNKTDTTKNEAFQTLVGGIQHYTFVYDYRAATAANGQTLSGINNGAGTGIANTTVYDLGLDYKATKEIGTKFDVYFLRANKVASNVSKNIGTELDATVTYQVAKNLTYAVNIGHLITGNFYHEAFGVQKKNTTVLNNVLTLSF, from the coding sequence GTGAAGAAAACATTTGCAGTAATCGCAGCAGTACTGTTCGTACTGAGCTTTGCGGCATCAGCGTTTGCAATTCATGCTGAGATCCCCGCAGAGACCCAGGCAATCGTAGCAAAGGGCAGCACACAGCTCACTCTTGGCGGAGAGATCAGGATCAGGGGCTGGTATTATGACAACCTTGGCGCTAATTTCGGCGCAGCTGTTGGAAAGAACCCTCAGGATTCCAATTCAAAAGCTAACTGGGACCAGAGGGTCAGGCTTAGCGTTGATGCAGTGGTATCCCCGAATGTTATGGGCAAGTTGCTGTTGGAAACAGGCGGCTCAGATGGCAGCACCACTGATATCTATTCATTGGGCAGGCTCAACCAGAAGCCTAACGGCGTTACAACTTTTTCCGAGGCATGGATCCTGTACACGGGATCAGGTCTTTTCGGCTTTAACTCAGGCCTCAAGATCGGTCATATGCCTCTGAAGCTCTCTGAGGGCGTATTCTTTGACAACACCCAGTACGGTGATGATGCAGTAGTATTCTTTATGGACCCTTCAAAGGAACTCCATATCGGTCTTCTCACCATCAAGGCATCAGAAGCAGGTGTTGCAGGCAGCACAACGGGCAACAACCAGAACACAAATGACCTTGATGCTTATGTAGGCCTTATGACCTACAAACTTGCTCCTACCCACACTATCGGCCTGAACTACACGTACATCAACGAGTCAGATGCTGACCTTAAGTTCCAGAACCTTGGCCTTCATGCCAACGGCAAAGCAGGAAACTTCGGTTACAAGGCTGAAGTTGACTTCCAGTTCGGCAGTGTTTTTTCCGGAGCTTCAAAGTCTAAGTTCAGTGGCCTTGGCGTTATGCTCGGCGGTAACTACTCAATGAACGCTCTGAACCTCAGGGGTATGTTTGCTTATGGCAGCGGCAACAAGACAGATACCACGAAGAATGAGGCTTTCCAGACACTTGTTGGCGGAATCCAGCATTACACTTTTGTGTATGACTACAGAGCAGCAACAGCAGCTAATGGTCAGACTCTTTCCGGCATCAACAATGGTGCAGGCACGGGTATTGCCAACACAACCGTGTACGATCTTGGTCTTGACTACAAGGCAACCAAGGAAATCGGCACAAAATTTGACGTATATTTCCTCAGAGCTAACAAGGTAGCAAGCAACGTTTCAAAGAACATCGGAACAGAGCTTGATGCAACTGTTACGTATCAGGTCGCAAAGAACCTTACCTATGCGGTCAACATCGGTCACCTGATAACGGGCAATTTCTACCATGAGGCTTTTGGTGTACAGAAGAAGAACACAACAGTTCTTAACAACGTTCTTACCCTCAGCTTCTAA
- a CDS encoding DUF922 domain-containing protein: MKTLKSLLIAVFCLMIVQSAHAEVFRYFDEEGTLIVTDDPFGTKKRERPEYRKKQTGNNRVHLNFREDVSYEFYEVSGKTFHDAVAAVDRLGPFDLREGRRYAGQTRWNFGLSYAIDFSYRIEGGLIVASVQISNIDFRSDITVTLPVLSDSSRFESPDIRAWEEFLQKLAEHEDDHVRIIQEPRFRQEVISGIYGVRELTLPHQTDENAGAMVKSAIESKIGALAHETIRKIKQKNDEYDSFTDHGRKPELRTVFFQNL, from the coding sequence ATGAAGACACTGAAGTCTCTCCTCATTGCTGTTTTCTGCCTCATGATCGTACAGTCTGCCCATGCGGAGGTATTCAGATATTTTGATGAAGAGGGCACCCTGATCGTCACGGATGACCCCTTTGGCACAAAGAAAAGGGAACGTCCGGAATACCGCAAAAAACAGACAGGGAACAATAGAGTCCATCTCAATTTCAGGGAAGATGTTTCCTATGAATTTTATGAGGTTTCCGGGAAAACATTTCACGATGCTGTTGCTGCAGTGGACAGACTCGGTCCATTTGATCTGCGCGAAGGCAGGCGTTATGCCGGCCAGACGCGCTGGAATTTCGGACTGTCCTATGCCATTGATTTCAGCTACAGGATTGAAGGCGGCCTGATAGTCGCTTCCGTGCAGATCTCCAATATTGATTTCAGATCAGACATTACTGTTACCCTGCCGGTGCTCTCGGACAGTAGCAGGTTTGAATCACCTGATATCAGGGCTTGGGAAGAATTCCTGCAGAAGCTCGCCGAGCATGAGGATGACCATGTAAGGATCATTCAGGAGCCGCGTTTCAGGCAGGAAGTCATTTCCGGGATCTACGGGGTCAGAGAGCTGACCCTGCCTCATCAGACAGATGAAAATGCAGGGGCTATGGTAAAGAGCGCTATTGAATCGAAGATTGGCGCTTTAGCTCATGAGACAATCAGAAAGATAAAACAGAAGAATGACGAATACGATAGCTTCACAGACCACGGCAGAAAGCCTGAGTTGCGCACGGTTTTTTTTCAGAACCTGTAG
- a CDS encoding adenylate/guanylate cyclase domain-containing protein, whose amino-acid sequence MKKTRLLSLIAIVSTTIFIALQWLDPAVIHEKIESKTYDLRLIMRNHFKTQSALTDIVIVAIDDKSIKEIGRWPWGRDVQAGLVSKISRGGPKVIGIDIMYTEPDNKEADGKLAQAFEKAGNIVLATPFFVPPGKRFNLTIGETPDFLWDTAFMQVNSPRWIKWKPLSIQAESVNPPIEVLAKSATLGNVFTQPDRDGVIRWEPMYLLYGDDCYPQFGLQIARIARGIQMKDMVLYPAAAVKLGDTTIKTNINGRVLINYVGEANSFHYKSASDVMNDRIPSGFFKDKIVLIGTSALATYDQKVTPLSADLPGVEKNATIVQNILLNNFLTPSPKIIEVFAIIFSGILLGLLVPRLRALKGSVLAAGLIIFYLFLSYFLLLYHGLWINLLYPVTNMFGIFTLQTVVMFVFEEKKAKEIRRMFSSYVSPKIVEILINDPEKAGIGGMRRETTVLFSDIRGFTSISEKYSPEEVVAILNEYLGEMTEIVFKWDGTLDKFIGDAILAFWGAPLIQENHAELAVKCALNMSARLDELQKKWKAEGKPRLDIGIGINTGEVTVGNIGAIGKKMDYTVIGDHVNLGSRVESLTKKYNARILITEYTLGKIRSSFEGGAIGHASVLGKERVIVKGKEKPVGIYELITADHNTESKIVECEDRIVELKEK is encoded by the coding sequence ATGAAGAAGACCAGGCTGCTGTCTCTCATCGCTATTGTTTCAACAACAATTTTTATCGCTCTCCAATGGTTGGACCCCGCTGTAATCCACGAAAAAATTGAAAGCAAAACCTATGATCTTAGACTCATAATGCGAAACCATTTCAAGACGCAATCCGCGTTAACAGATATCGTTATTGTTGCAATTGACGACAAGAGCATAAAAGAGATTGGGAGATGGCCCTGGGGAAGAGATGTTCAGGCCGGGCTGGTCAGTAAAATATCAAGAGGCGGCCCAAAGGTCATCGGCATTGATATTATGTATACCGAACCGGACAACAAAGAGGCTGACGGCAAGCTTGCGCAGGCTTTCGAAAAGGCCGGCAATATTGTCCTTGCAACACCCTTCTTTGTTCCCCCTGGCAAAAGATTCAATCTGACTATAGGGGAGACGCCGGATTTCCTCTGGGATACCGCCTTTATGCAGGTCAATAGTCCCAGATGGATAAAATGGAAGCCACTCTCAATACAGGCTGAAAGCGTTAACCCGCCTATTGAGGTGTTAGCCAAATCGGCAACACTCGGCAATGTCTTCACCCAGCCTGATAGGGATGGTGTTATCAGGTGGGAGCCTATGTATTTGCTCTATGGAGATGACTGCTATCCACAGTTCGGCCTGCAGATCGCAAGGATCGCACGTGGTATACAAATGAAAGATATGGTCCTTTATCCTGCAGCTGCGGTAAAACTCGGCGATACGACGATTAAAACCAATATCAATGGCAGGGTGCTTATTAATTACGTCGGCGAAGCCAATAGCTTCCATTACAAATCCGCATCAGATGTCATGAATGACAGAATCCCGTCGGGCTTCTTCAAAGATAAGATCGTTCTTATCGGAACGTCGGCTCTGGCAACCTATGATCAGAAGGTCACGCCGTTGTCTGCTGATCTGCCTGGAGTCGAGAAGAACGCAACAATTGTGCAAAACATACTCCTGAATAATTTTCTTACGCCGAGTCCCAAGATCATAGAGGTCTTTGCCATAATTTTTTCGGGTATCCTTCTTGGTCTGCTGGTCCCCCGTCTTCGTGCGCTGAAAGGCTCTGTACTTGCCGCAGGCCTTATCATTTTCTACCTCTTCCTGAGTTATTTTCTGCTCCTGTATCACGGTCTCTGGATAAACCTTCTTTACCCGGTCACGAATATGTTCGGCATATTCACTCTTCAAACAGTAGTCATGTTCGTATTTGAGGAGAAGAAGGCAAAGGAGATAAGAAGAATGTTCTCCAGTTATGTATCTCCGAAAATTGTCGAAATCCTTATCAATGATCCTGAAAAGGCCGGCATCGGAGGCATGCGGAGGGAAACGACAGTCCTTTTTTCTGATATAAGGGGGTTTACTTCCATATCAGAGAAATATTCACCTGAAGAAGTTGTAGCCATACTCAATGAATATCTTGGAGAAATGACAGAAATTGTCTTTAAATGGGACGGGACCCTCGATAAATTTATCGGGGATGCTATATTGGCCTTCTGGGGCGCTCCGCTTATTCAGGAAAACCATGCAGAACTTGCGGTTAAATGCGCACTGAATATGTCAGCGAGGCTTGACGAGCTTCAAAAAAAATGGAAAGCCGAAGGGAAGCCGAGACTGGATATAGGGATCGGCATTAATACCGGAGAAGTGACCGTAGGGAATATCGGGGCAATAGGCAAAAAGATGGATTATACTGTGATAGGAGACCACGTAAACCTCGGCTCAAGAGTTGAGTCTTTGACCAAGAAATACAATGCCAGAATTTTAATAACAGAATATACCTTAGGCAAAATCAGAAGCTCCTTTGAAGGCGGGGCAATTGGCCATGCATCTGTCTTAGGTAAAGAGAGAGTTATCGTGAAGGGAAAGGAAAAACCTGTCGGGATTTATGAATTGATAACTGCCGACCACAATACCGAGTCTAAAATCGTCGAATGCGAAGACAGGATAGTTGAGCTGAAAGAAAAATAG